A stretch of Leptospira hartskeerlii DNA encodes these proteins:
- a CDS encoding NADP-dependent isocitrate dehydrogenase: protein MSSKKKIAVAKGDGIGPEIMDATLRVLEAAGASIEPVFIDIGEQVYKKGHSAGIEPASWDILRDTKVFFKAPITTPQGGGYKSLNVTVRTTLGLFANVRPCISLYPYVDTKHPKLDVVIVRENEEDLYTGIEHKQTSDTVQCLKLISRPGSEKIIRYAFEYAKAYGRKRVTAMVKDNIMKQSDGLFHEVFKEIAKEYPDLEAASEIIDIGAAHLAERPQAYDVVVTLNLYGDIISDIVAQVAGSVGMAGSANIGEVVSMFEAIHGSAPDIAGKNIANPSGLINAAVMMLVHLGQPDVAAKIQNAWLLTIEEGIHTGDIYKAGVSRIKVGTKEFGEAVIGNLGHLPEKFKPISFGKAKAIHIPEYKRKTLQKELVGVDVFLDWAPGTSDELAKKLGTVAGDLKLRMITNRGVKVYPNGAPETFLTDHWRCRFVNPETPDSDSGDGFIKINPEQIAKLLLRISEARLDSIQTDNLYKFEGKRAFSLGGGE from the coding sequence ATGAGCTCGAAGAAAAAAATCGCTGTTGCTAAAGGAGATGGGATCGGTCCTGAAATTATGGACGCCACTCTTAGGGTCTTAGAAGCGGCAGGTGCGAGCATTGAACCGGTCTTTATAGATATCGGAGAGCAAGTCTATAAGAAAGGCCATAGCGCAGGAATAGAACCCGCATCTTGGGACATTCTCCGCGACACCAAAGTATTTTTTAAAGCACCAATCACAACTCCTCAAGGAGGAGGTTACAAAAGTTTGAACGTAACCGTTCGAACCACCTTGGGACTTTTCGCTAACGTTAGACCCTGTATTTCACTTTATCCTTATGTAGATACAAAACATCCTAAGTTAGACGTGGTTATCGTAAGGGAGAATGAAGAAGACCTTTATACCGGGATAGAACACAAACAAACTTCCGACACCGTTCAATGTTTAAAATTAATCTCTAGACCAGGCTCTGAAAAGATCATCCGTTATGCTTTCGAATACGCCAAAGCATACGGGAGAAAAAGAGTAACTGCAATGGTAAAAGACAATATCATGAAACAGTCCGATGGATTATTTCATGAAGTGTTCAAAGAAATTGCAAAAGAATATCCCGATCTAGAAGCGGCAAGTGAGATCATTGATATTGGTGCAGCCCACTTAGCGGAAAGACCTCAAGCCTACGATGTGGTAGTCACCTTAAACTTATACGGAGATATTATTTCGGACATAGTCGCTCAGGTTGCAGGTTCAGTCGGTATGGCAGGATCCGCAAATATTGGAGAAGTTGTCTCCATGTTCGAAGCAATCCATGGTTCTGCTCCGGATATTGCAGGAAAAAACATAGCAAACCCAAGCGGGCTTATCAACGCCGCAGTGATGATGTTAGTTCACTTAGGACAACCGGATGTCGCGGCTAAGATCCAAAACGCATGGTTACTCACTATCGAAGAAGGAATTCACACCGGAGATATTTACAAAGCAGGCGTAAGTCGAATCAAAGTCGGAACAAAAGAATTCGGAGAAGCTGTCATTGGAAACCTAGGACATCTTCCGGAAAAATTTAAACCTATCTCTTTCGGAAAAGCAAAAGCGATCCATATTCCTGAATACAAAAGAAAAACTCTGCAAAAAGAACTAGTGGGAGTGGATGTATTTTTAGATTGGGCACCTGGAACTTCTGATGAACTTGCTAAAAAGCTGGGTACAGTCGCCGGAGATCTAAAGTTGAGAATGATCACTAACAGAGGAGTAAAAGTCTATCCTAACGGCGCGCCTGAAACTTTTTTAACGGATCATTGGAGATGTAGATTCGTAAATCCGGAAACTCCGGATTCAGATTCAGGGGATGGTTTTATTAAGATCAACCCGGAACAGATCGCAAAATTATTACTTAGAATTTCGGAAGCAAGATTAGACAGTATCCAAACGGATAACCTATATAAGTTCGAAGGGAAAAGGGCCTTCTCCTTAGGTGGTGGAGAATAA
- a CDS encoding molybdopterin molybdotransferase MoeA produces MISVQEALKLVESSASASYSENTNLENSLGKILREKIYADRDYPPFHRATMDGFALKSEGFSEDRIYSYTRELHAGESFQLESGEEAIRIMTGAPVPEGFDLVIKIEDSEDLGISNGKKQVRFRTEKSGSFSNIAIQGEDLKEDQEILKEGTLISASILSLLSSLGKYSVQTSKLPRVRVISTGNEIVGPGEIPKPWQIRDSNSYSIRSLLQKYGITPLSVTRAGDDPILLEKAVLEGLDSDLLILSGGVSMGNLDLVPKILEASGVKEIFHKVRIKPGKPIWFGKKNEQAVFGLPGNPFSVQVCFRIFVEAYIRKFLGLSSEKPICLPFAGERKKKNKLTEFFPVSYETKGQTFLSEKKFNGSGDIRAGIFSDGLGVQFSETENLKEGDLLEFYPWA; encoded by the coding sequence TTGATCTCCGTCCAAGAGGCGCTAAAACTCGTGGAATCTTCTGCGAGTGCATCTTATTCTGAAAATACAAACCTCGAAAATTCTCTCGGCAAAATACTAAGGGAAAAAATCTATGCGGATCGGGATTATCCACCTTTTCATAGAGCGACCATGGATGGATTTGCCTTAAAGTCCGAAGGTTTTTCCGAGGATCGAATTTATTCTTATACAAGAGAATTACACGCAGGAGAATCGTTTCAATTAGAAAGCGGAGAAGAAGCCATCCGCATCATGACAGGCGCTCCGGTCCCGGAAGGTTTTGATCTAGTTATAAAGATAGAGGACTCTGAAGATTTAGGAATTTCTAATGGAAAGAAGCAGGTCCGCTTTCGCACGGAAAAATCCGGCTCCTTCTCCAATATAGCAATCCAAGGAGAAGATCTAAAAGAAGATCAGGAAATCTTAAAAGAAGGGACTTTAATCAGCGCATCCATTCTTTCTTTGCTTTCTTCCTTGGGAAAATATTCGGTTCAGACTTCCAAACTTCCTCGAGTTAGAGTCATCTCTACAGGAAACGAGATCGTAGGCCCTGGCGAAATTCCAAAACCTTGGCAGATCAGAGATTCTAATTCTTATTCTATCCGATCTTTATTACAAAAATATGGTATAACTCCATTATCCGTTACTCGCGCAGGTGATGATCCTATTCTTTTAGAAAAAGCAGTATTGGAAGGTTTAGATTCCGATCTTCTTATTCTATCCGGCGGAGTTTCTATGGGAAATCTAGATTTGGTTCCGAAAATTCTGGAAGCTTCCGGAGTTAAGGAAATTTTTCATAAGGTAAGGATCAAACCTGGAAAACCGATTTGGTTTGGAAAAAAGAACGAGCAGGCAGTCTTCGGTCTACCCGGAAATCCGTTCAGTGTTCAGGTTTGTTTTCGTATTTTTGTAGAAGCTTATATACGAAAATTTTTGGGACTTTCTTCGGAGAAACCAATCTGCTTACCTTTTGCGGGAGAAAGAAAAAAGAAAAATAAACTGACCGAGTTTTTCCCAGTATCTTATGAGACCAAAGGCCAAACCTTTTTATCGGAAAAGAAGTTTAACGGAAGCGGTGATATCCGCGCAGGAATTTTTTCTGACGGACTCGGAGTCCAATTTTCGGAGACGGAAAATCTGAAAGAAGGAGATTTGTTGGAATTCTACCCCTGGGCTTAA
- the moaCB gene encoding bifunctional molybdenum cofactor biosynthesis protein MoaC/MoaB produces MDSCGSPLRGSMNDITGKKTTLRTAQAEGFVFCKPETIIRIKENTLPKGDLFGVAKAAALLGSKKTAELIPHCHPVSIDSFQIEFEVLSDKNAVRILTTAKSIGKTGIEMEALTGVSIASLVIYDLLKPIDKELEISSIRLLEKKGGKTDSQITKFAAGSKAGILVCSDSTFQGKREDGSGKAILHLLKEHDVETIKSEILPDEPEQIRNTILEWSKLGLDLIVTTGGTGLGPRDNTPEAIKEILEQEIPGIAEAMRSFGQDRTPFAMLSRSIAGRIGKTLVVSVPGSTNGATESLQAILPAVFHAKKMMRGEGH; encoded by the coding sequence ATTGATTCCTGCGGATCCCCGCTAAGAGGAAGCATGAACGATATTACCGGAAAGAAAACAACTCTTCGAACTGCCCAAGCAGAAGGTTTTGTATTCTGCAAACCGGAAACTATAATAAGGATTAAAGAAAACACTCTTCCAAAAGGAGATCTTTTCGGAGTGGCAAAGGCGGCAGCACTCCTAGGCTCTAAAAAAACTGCAGAGTTGATCCCTCATTGTCATCCCGTTTCCATTGATTCCTTCCAAATCGAATTCGAAGTTCTCTCCGACAAAAATGCTGTCAGGATCTTAACTACCGCCAAATCTATCGGAAAAACCGGCATAGAGATGGAAGCTTTGACCGGCGTAAGTATAGCTTCATTAGTTATTTATGATTTACTAAAACCTATCGATAAAGAATTGGAAATTTCCTCTATTCGTCTTTTGGAGAAGAAGGGAGGCAAAACGGATTCCCAGATCACGAAATTTGCAGCCGGCTCCAAAGCAGGGATCCTAGTTTGTTCCGATTCTACTTTCCAAGGAAAAAGAGAAGATGGTTCCGGAAAGGCAATTTTACATCTATTAAAAGAACATGATGTAGAAACTATTAAATCCGAAATTCTTCCGGACGAGCCCGAGCAGATCCGAAACACAATATTAGAATGGTCTAAACTAGGTTTGGATCTGATCGTCACCACAGGCGGAACAGGACTCGGGCCCAGGGATAATACACCGGAAGCAATAAAAGAGATCTTAGAACAAGAAATCCCAGGTATAGCGGAAGCAATGAGATCCTTCGGCCAAGACAGAACTCCATTTGCAATGTTATCCAGATCTATCGCAGGAAGGATCGGAAAAACCTTAGTCGTATCCGTTCCAGGCAGCACGAATGGAGCTACTGAAAGTTTACAGGCAATTCTTCCCGCAGTATTCCATGCAAAAAAAATGATGAGAGGAGAAGGACATTGA
- the cobA gene encoding uroporphyrinogen-III C-methyltransferase — MNSSAGKVYLVGAGPGNPDLLTVRAVKLLRKADVVLYDDLVSAGVLKYCKKSAVLEYVGKRIGQHSCLQTEINQKLGEYAKQYSNIVRLKGGDPSIYGRAGEEIEYLTSLGIECEILAGVTTASGAASSLGIPLTHREYAREILFLSGHKKTGKNPESFEGLNLEGKTVLVYMGLNSLESIRENLLESGNSGSTPMAFIENATLPNQRLVLANVDTCLEKAEEFQIKTPALLIFGEIVNFYTELQRLKEEGSISYC, encoded by the coding sequence ATGAATTCTTCCGCGGGAAAAGTATATTTAGTAGGTGCAGGTCCGGGAAATCCGGACCTTCTCACTGTTCGTGCAGTAAAACTTTTAAGAAAAGCAGACGTCGTCTTATATGATGATCTGGTTTCCGCAGGAGTTTTGAAATATTGTAAAAAGTCTGCGGTCTTAGAATACGTAGGAAAAAGGATCGGACAACATAGCTGTCTCCAAACAGAGATCAATCAAAAATTAGGAGAATATGCTAAACAATATTCTAATATAGTTCGTTTGAAAGGAGGAGATCCTTCTATTTACGGAAGAGCCGGAGAAGAAATAGAATATCTTACTTCCTTAGGAATAGAATGTGAAATTTTAGCAGGAGTCACTACTGCTTCGGGGGCTGCTTCCAGTTTAGGAATCCCGCTCACTCATAGAGAATATGCGAGAGAAATACTTTTCTTATCCGGTCATAAAAAAACCGGCAAAAATCCGGAAAGTTTCGAAGGTCTAAACTTGGAAGGTAAAACTGTTTTGGTTTATATGGGACTGAACAGTTTGGAAAGTATTCGGGAAAACTTATTAGAATCCGGAAACTCAGGCTCTACTCCGATGGCGTTCATAGAAAACGCCACCCTTCCTAACCAAAGATTAGTATTAGCAAATGTAGATACTTGTTTGGAAAAAGCGGAAGAATTTCAGATCAAGACACCGGCACTTTTGATCTTCGGGGAAATCGTGAATTTTTACACTGAGCTGCAAAGATTAAAAGAAGAAGGTAGTATTTCCTACTGTTAA